Proteins from a genomic interval of Arthrobacter sp. CAN_C5:
- the manA gene encoding mannose-6-phosphate isomerase, class I: MYLLENTLRPYAWGSETAIAELLGRVPTGGPEAELWIGAHPDSPSRVLLEDGTQEELDRLIAADPDRALGTATREHFGDRLPFLLKVLAAAAPLSLQVHPSSDQAAAGFEAENAAGVPADAPHRNYRDGFHKPEMLFALTPFEALCGFRPASEAAGVFEHLATVVEGSGVDIPALLADVVSDLRHPDQGEALRSAFTRLLTDDGAPQAVEAVASALADAPGKDAATVRDLAAHYPTDPGVLVALLLNRVSLQPGQAIYLPAGNVHAYLSGLGIEVMGASDNVLRGGLTPKHIDVPELLRTVRFETAKVPAVEVRHTPLGQEVYCPPFEEFALQRLDLRTGSDSMASSDVPLAQNGPVLVLAVSGSIVLDSPRGDLLVPRGSSAFVPANEAPVMVKLASGTGPDADNDDDGALAFAVTLPG, from the coding sequence ATGTACCTGCTGGAGAACACCCTGCGGCCCTACGCCTGGGGATCCGAAACGGCAATTGCCGAGCTGCTCGGCCGGGTTCCGACGGGTGGACCGGAGGCGGAGTTGTGGATTGGTGCCCACCCGGATTCACCGTCGCGGGTCCTGCTCGAGGACGGCACGCAGGAGGAGCTGGACCGGCTGATCGCCGCGGACCCGGACCGTGCCCTGGGAACAGCAACCCGTGAGCACTTCGGCGACCGGCTCCCGTTCCTGCTGAAGGTGCTCGCCGCGGCCGCCCCCCTCTCACTCCAGGTCCATCCCAGCAGCGACCAGGCGGCGGCCGGGTTTGAGGCCGAGAACGCCGCCGGGGTTCCCGCCGATGCCCCCCACCGGAACTACCGGGACGGATTCCACAAGCCGGAGATGCTCTTCGCCCTCACCCCCTTCGAGGCGCTGTGCGGGTTCCGTCCTGCGTCGGAGGCCGCCGGCGTGTTTGAGCACCTGGCCACCGTGGTCGAGGGCTCCGGAGTGGACATCCCCGCGCTGCTGGCCGACGTCGTCAGCGACCTCCGTCACCCGGATCAGGGAGAGGCGCTGCGCAGCGCCTTCACCCGCCTCCTCACCGACGACGGCGCCCCGCAGGCGGTGGAGGCCGTCGCGTCCGCCCTCGCCGATGCGCCCGGGAAGGATGCCGCGACGGTCAGAGACCTCGCGGCGCACTACCCCACCGACCCCGGGGTACTGGTCGCCCTGCTCCTGAACCGGGTGTCGCTACAACCCGGCCAGGCCATCTACCTGCCCGCCGGGAACGTTCACGCCTACCTCAGCGGCCTCGGAATTGAGGTGATGGGAGCCTCAGACAACGTCCTGCGCGGAGGTCTCACTCCCAAGCACATTGACGTCCCCGAACTGCTGCGCACCGTCCGGTTCGAGACGGCGAAGGTACCCGCCGTCGAGGTCCGCCATACCCCACTCGGCCAGGAGGTGTACTGCCCGCCCTTCGAGGAGTTTGCCCTGCAGCGCCTCGACCTGCGCACCGGCTCCGATTCGATGGCGTCCTCCGACGTACCGCTGGCCCAGAACGGGCCCGTGCTGGTCCTCGCCGTCTCCGGGAGCATCGTCCTGGATTCACCGCGGGGTGACCTCCTGGTCCCCCGGGGATCCAGTGCCTTCGTCCCGGCCAACGAGGCCCCCGTCATGGTGAAGCTCGCCTCTGGTACCGGTCCGGACGCCGACAACGACGACGACGGCGCCCTGGCCTTCGCCGTCACCCTCCCCGGCTGA
- a CDS encoding LCP family protein, giving the protein MSQHPGSEGHWQLTDPVRYPQSAPPRVRTKRAFVLLLLTLVLPGSAQIVAGDRSLGRRALVVTFFVWLAVVAGIVVAATNRTVLVSVVTHQWWSLVLIIVLLALAVSWAILFLNTLRIIRPPLLERSMRPLVAGSLVALMVVTSGSLAYGAYLLNVSRGTFGSIFQTGPAFDPVDGRYNFLLMGGDAGEDRTGRRPDSISVISVDASTGAAVTFSIPRNLQNAPFTEDSPLWQIYPDGYNCGDECIINSLYPVVAQQHPDLYPDSDDPGAEAMMDAAGGVLGIEVQAYILVDMEGFSQVIDAMGGITIDAGGWVPITSAEIPGTNPIRHYPPSGWIAPGVQTLDGYQALWYARSREFVTDYHRIARQQCVQQAMIAQLDPATVLTRFEDLASAGAEIVETDIALDQLGSFVDLALKAKNHETRRLTIGPPDFGTAADNFVTYPVFEEIHSRVQATLAEDVSASAADLPVPGTSGAPDMTTVFQSTQLPGMVPAQLTDPEVTEEYLQQLAINGDIPTLSTLLDNNGECSPA; this is encoded by the coding sequence ATGAGCCAGCACCCCGGCTCCGAGGGTCACTGGCAGCTGACCGACCCGGTCCGCTACCCCCAGTCCGCCCCGCCCAGGGTCCGCACCAAACGCGCGTTCGTCCTGCTCCTCCTGACCCTGGTGTTGCCGGGTTCCGCTCAGATCGTTGCCGGCGACCGCTCTCTGGGCCGGCGCGCCCTGGTGGTGACCTTCTTTGTCTGGCTGGCTGTGGTGGCAGGAATCGTCGTCGCCGCGACCAACCGCACCGTACTGGTGAGCGTGGTGACCCACCAGTGGTGGTCGCTGGTGCTGATCATCGTCCTGCTGGCACTGGCGGTGTCCTGGGCGATTCTGTTCCTGAACACGCTGCGGATCATCAGGCCTCCCCTGCTGGAGCGATCGATGCGTCCACTGGTGGCCGGATCGCTGGTAGCCCTGATGGTGGTCACCAGCGGCTCCCTCGCCTACGGTGCCTACCTGCTCAACGTCAGTCGCGGCACCTTCGGTTCTATCTTCCAGACCGGTCCCGCGTTCGACCCAGTGGATGGCCGCTACAACTTCCTCCTGATGGGCGGCGACGCCGGCGAGGACCGCACCGGCCGCCGGCCGGACAGCATCTCGGTGATCAGCGTTGACGCTTCCACCGGCGCCGCCGTCACCTTCAGCATTCCCCGCAACCTGCAGAACGCCCCGTTCACCGAGGACTCCCCGCTGTGGCAGATCTACCCGGACGGGTACAACTGCGGGGACGAATGCATCATCAACAGCCTCTACCCGGTGGTCGCCCAGCAGCACCCAGACTTGTATCCCGATTCCGACGACCCGGGCGCCGAAGCCATGATGGACGCCGCCGGCGGGGTTCTGGGCATTGAGGTTCAGGCCTACATTCTGGTGGACATGGAGGGCTTTTCACAGGTGATCGACGCCATGGGCGGGATCACCATTGACGCCGGGGGCTGGGTTCCCATTACCTCCGCCGAGATTCCGGGCACCAACCCGATCCGGCACTACCCGCCCTCCGGGTGGATCGCCCCCGGGGTGCAGACCCTCGACGGGTATCAGGCCCTCTGGTACGCCAGGTCACGGGAATTCGTGACCGACTATCACCGGATCGCCCGGCAGCAGTGCGTGCAGCAGGCGATGATCGCCCAGCTGGATCCAGCGACCGTGCTGACCCGGTTCGAGGACCTGGCCAGTGCCGGGGCCGAGATCGTCGAAACGGACATCGCCCTGGACCAGCTGGGGAGCTTCGTGGACCTGGCGCTGAAGGCCAAGAACCATGAAACCCGCCGCCTCACCATCGGCCCACCCGACTTCGGTACCGCGGCCGACAACTTCGTCACCTATCCCGTTTTCGAAGAAATTCATTCCCGGGTCCAGGCGACCCTCGCCGAGGACGTCTCTGCCTCAGCGGCGGACCTGCCGGTGCCGGGGACTTCCGGCGCCCCGGACATGACGACCGTTTTCCAGTCCACGCAATTGCCAGGCATGGTTCCTGCGCAGCTCACCGACCCCGAGGTCACCGAAGAATACCTGCAACAACTGGCCATCAACGGTGACATTCCGACCCTCAGCACCCTGCTGGACAACAATGGGGAATGCAGCCCCGCCTAA
- a CDS encoding TIGR03089 family protein, which yields MTASTAVPHLMQQLRTVNPSAPRLIWYGPNSERIELSGRVLDNWVAKTSNLLVEELDAEPGTRVSLLLPGHWKTLVWALACWQVGAVPAASPVTADPAADIVVSSDDTVAVNSPAQLLVLVALGALDLKYPGTIPAGAVDYAAEVRGYGDEFLDLPPAIEDQTAMELTDGDLSMAVLFDRAEACDWTPGGVLLVPAELPLETTLAAAVHCWTTGGTLIVVHSTVDLSADLLASERVTDRVGA from the coding sequence ATGACAGCATCCACGGCAGTCCCCCACCTCATGCAGCAGCTCCGCACGGTCAACCCCTCGGCTCCCCGGCTGATCTGGTACGGCCCCAACAGTGAGCGCATTGAGCTCTCCGGCCGGGTGCTGGACAACTGGGTGGCGAAGACCTCCAACCTGCTGGTCGAGGAACTCGACGCCGAACCCGGGACACGGGTCAGCCTGTTGCTGCCGGGCCACTGGAAGACCCTGGTGTGGGCTCTGGCCTGCTGGCAGGTGGGTGCGGTTCCGGCCGCCAGCCCGGTCACGGCCGACCCCGCCGCGGACATCGTGGTCAGCTCCGATGACACGGTAGCGGTGAACTCGCCCGCCCAACTGCTGGTGCTGGTGGCGCTGGGCGCCCTCGACCTGAAGTACCCCGGAACCATTCCCGCCGGTGCCGTTGACTATGCGGCGGAGGTACGGGGCTACGGGGATGAGTTCCTCGACCTTCCTCCAGCGATCGAGGACCAGACCGCGATGGAACTCACCGATGGGGACTTGAGCATGGCGGTGCTTTTCGATCGGGCTGAGGCCTGCGACTGGACTCCGGGCGGAGTGCTCCTGGTCCCGGCCGAGCTGCCCCTTGAGACGACTCTGGCTGCGGCCGTGCACTGCTGGACCACCGGCGGCACGCTGATCGTGGTGCACTCCACTGTTGACCTGTCCGCTGACCTGCTGGCGAGCGAACGGGTTACTGATCGCGTGGGAGCGTAG
- a CDS encoding glycosyltransferase, with protein MVAHNGSAFLSATLAALGAQEYPADFVIGVDAGSTDDSASILQLELPVGSPVVGAPSRAGFGAAVRVGLAEMPQRRPPVDGPDAGHEWLWLLHDDSAPEPRALEELLLAVERAPSVTVAGSKQVQWGNRRKLVDVGLSISRWAERLTLIDVDELDQGQYDSRSDVFAVNSAGMLIRRDIWDLLEGFDPALPGTGDDVDFCWRNRLAGHRVVVVPSAVICHATSRTHPTVADRAARKAEVYLRLKHSTLWKLPFLAVGAIIGGFGRLVLGLLAKDPGYGFSQLFASVSAVLRPVDLLRSRRRATRTRKLPRSTVRALRTSRREVWSHRRSVMDAFSAKGHLSEAEIADQQSAYIPSGDAVEDFSSLAAPSRTWVGVGAIVAAVVLTAVSLVGLFRLIGAPALAGGALLPVSASMADIWSNASTWWIPLGSGMAGHGDPFGYVLWLLAALGFGNGNVALLILVLLALPLAGLSAWFAAGALTRSRKLRLWAAFFWAAVPALQVALGSGRLGALLVHLLLPLAGLALIRAVGGARAPRPGAHPQASGVAQATSSPYASQFDDDDAYARRRPVEVMLKPGISGIPSWTAAATAGLLLAAITAAAPSLLPLTVVGILTAAFLLRRRAKTLWWSLLPPLALFVPFIGSTADQLRAVLADPGVPVQFEAAALWQQLLGYPVAFEPTATLAALPFLPEGPWALAAALLVGGPPLLLAAAALFLPGRGTVLARGFWLLGLSALLLSTALSFVAVSVGSSALITPFTGPLVSVLVLSMAGAALIGADKGLTAHQTRTARTARTDASAPRRRTGPALVAAAVVLGIGPAVSLGLWVIPTPADPATVTLSGDTLTTDTLTTDGLITDSTSSTASTGTRFGADLLLAPSAERTLPATAADRGNSPERIKSLVLTVDGSNNVSAALMRSSGTTLDQLSQIYSARGLYGPLGSAQLRADDEATAAIRSTVAVIVAGTGYDPREELNQLGVGFIVLQQSDSAAEVLAGQIDAVPGLVAVGNTTSGWLWRVAPMTGPDGAATTADSTSLESTAGARVRIVDAGGSTVEAVTSGPSTVSTVIPAGDAQRSLVLAERSDAGWRATLDGVALTPRTTAWSQEFELPADGGRLEVSYVTAWEPWAGIGSAVIIGLTVLLAIPMPSRPRFVRAHPGRRGQPATVVPQPVGADAFVSDGQPAESMGEQPVDDTPILTGQGRP; from the coding sequence GTGGTTGCCCACAACGGTTCAGCATTTCTTTCGGCCACCCTCGCGGCTCTGGGAGCGCAGGAGTACCCGGCCGATTTTGTGATTGGCGTCGACGCCGGGTCAACTGATGACTCGGCGTCCATTTTGCAGTTGGAATTGCCGGTCGGGTCCCCCGTGGTGGGGGCGCCGTCCCGCGCGGGCTTCGGAGCGGCGGTGCGGGTGGGTCTGGCCGAGATGCCGCAACGCCGCCCACCGGTTGACGGTCCGGATGCTGGCCACGAATGGCTGTGGCTTCTCCACGACGATTCGGCCCCCGAACCCCGGGCGCTGGAGGAGTTGCTCCTCGCCGTCGAACGCGCCCCCTCGGTCACCGTCGCTGGTTCCAAGCAGGTTCAGTGGGGCAACCGGCGGAAACTGGTCGACGTCGGGCTGTCCATCAGCCGGTGGGCTGAACGTCTGACGCTGATCGACGTCGACGAACTCGACCAGGGCCAGTACGACTCGCGGAGCGACGTGTTCGCCGTCAATTCCGCTGGCATGCTGATCCGGAGGGACATCTGGGACCTTCTGGAGGGGTTCGATCCGGCATTACCCGGCACCGGCGACGACGTCGACTTCTGCTGGCGGAACCGGCTCGCCGGACACCGCGTCGTGGTGGTCCCGAGCGCGGTCATCTGTCACGCCACCTCCCGCACCCACCCCACCGTGGCTGACCGTGCAGCCCGCAAGGCGGAGGTCTACCTGCGGTTAAAGCACTCGACCCTGTGGAAGCTCCCCTTCCTGGCGGTCGGGGCGATCATTGGCGGATTCGGCCGCCTGGTGCTGGGGCTCCTGGCCAAGGACCCCGGCTACGGGTTCAGCCAACTCTTCGCCAGCGTCTCAGCAGTCCTGCGTCCCGTTGACCTGCTGCGGTCCCGCCGCCGCGCCACCCGCACGAGGAAGCTCCCGCGCAGCACGGTCCGTGCGCTCCGTACCTCCCGCCGCGAAGTCTGGTCGCACCGCCGGTCGGTGATGGATGCCTTCTCGGCGAAGGGACACCTCAGCGAAGCCGAGATTGCCGACCAGCAGAGCGCCTACATTCCCTCCGGCGACGCCGTTGAAGACTTCAGTTCCCTGGCCGCACCATCGCGCACCTGGGTCGGCGTGGGCGCCATCGTGGCCGCCGTCGTCCTGACGGCCGTGTCCCTCGTGGGCCTCTTCCGGCTTATCGGTGCACCCGCGCTGGCTGGGGGAGCCCTGCTGCCGGTCTCCGCGTCGATGGCGGATATCTGGAGCAACGCGTCCACCTGGTGGATTCCCCTGGGGTCAGGAATGGCCGGGCATGGCGATCCCTTCGGATATGTCCTGTGGCTGCTCGCCGCCCTGGGGTTCGGCAACGGCAACGTCGCCCTGCTCATCCTGGTACTGCTGGCGCTCCCGCTGGCAGGACTCTCCGCCTGGTTCGCCGCCGGAGCACTGACCCGGAGCCGAAAACTGCGCTTGTGGGCAGCTTTCTTCTGGGCAGCCGTCCCGGCGCTGCAGGTGGCCCTGGGCAGTGGACGCCTTGGTGCGCTGCTGGTGCACCTGCTGCTGCCGCTGGCGGGACTGGCACTGATCCGCGCAGTGGGCGGGGCACGCGCACCGCGGCCGGGAGCCCACCCGCAGGCGTCCGGTGTGGCTCAGGCGACGTCGAGCCCGTACGCCTCCCAGTTTGACGACGACGACGCCTACGCCCGCCGGCGCCCGGTCGAAGTGATGCTGAAGCCGGGCATCAGCGGGATTCCCAGCTGGACCGCCGCCGCGACCGCCGGCCTCCTCCTGGCAGCGATCACGGCGGCGGCGCCGTCCCTGCTACCCCTGACCGTGGTGGGAATTCTCACCGCAGCCTTCCTGCTCCGCCGCCGCGCCAAGACCCTGTGGTGGTCCCTGCTGCCCCCGCTCGCCCTCTTCGTTCCCTTCATCGGCTCAACAGCTGACCAACTCCGCGCCGTGCTGGCCGATCCCGGCGTCCCCGTCCAGTTTGAAGCTGCCGCGCTGTGGCAGCAGCTACTCGGCTACCCGGTGGCCTTCGAACCGACGGCCACGCTCGCGGCCCTGCCGTTCCTCCCCGAGGGGCCGTGGGCGCTGGCCGCTGCCCTGCTGGTCGGCGGTCCACCCCTCCTGCTCGCTGCCGCGGCGCTGTTCCTGCCCGGCCGCGGCACCGTCCTGGCCCGTGGGTTCTGGCTCCTCGGCCTGTCCGCCCTGCTGCTCTCCACTGCCCTGTCATTTGTTGCCGTCTCGGTGGGGTCCTCAGCGCTGATTACCCCATTCACCGGACCGCTGGTCTCGGTGCTGGTGCTGTCCATGGCGGGAGCGGCCCTCATCGGAGCTGACAAGGGCCTCACCGCGCACCAGACCCGAACCGCACGCACGGCGCGTACGGACGCCTCCGCTCCACGCCGCCGCACCGGGCCCGCACTGGTTGCTGCAGCCGTGGTGCTGGGAATCGGGCCGGCGGTCAGTCTTGGCCTGTGGGTCATCCCGACGCCAGCTGATCCCGCAACCGTCACGCTGTCCGGCGATACCCTGACCACCGACACCCTGACCACCGACGGCCTGATCACCGACAGCACGTCGTCGACGGCGAGCACCGGTACCCGGTTCGGGGCTGACCTTCTCCTCGCGCCCAGCGCCGAGCGCACCCTTCCCGCAACAGCCGCTGACCGTGGGAACAGCCCCGAGCGCATCAAGTCCCTGGTGCTCACCGTGGACGGCAGCAACAACGTCAGTGCCGCGCTGATGCGCAGTAGTGGGACCACCCTTGACCAGCTCTCGCAGATTTACTCGGCCCGTGGCCTTTACGGCCCGCTGGGATCGGCCCAGCTGCGCGCGGACGACGAAGCGACCGCCGCCATCCGGAGCACCGTCGCCGTGATCGTGGCCGGTACCGGCTACGATCCCCGGGAGGAACTGAATCAGCTGGGCGTCGGATTCATTGTGCTTCAACAATCGGATTCAGCCGCCGAGGTACTCGCCGGACAGATTGACGCCGTGCCGGGCCTGGTCGCGGTGGGTAACACCACCTCGGGATGGCTGTGGAGGGTGGCGCCCATGACGGGTCCGGATGGCGCTGCCACGACGGCCGACAGCACCAGCCTGGAGAGCACCGCCGGAGCACGGGTGCGCATCGTCGACGCCGGAGGAAGCACCGTCGAGGCAGTCACCTCAGGGCCCAGCACCGTCTCGACGGTCATCCCGGCGGGCGATGCGCAGCGGTCCCTGGTGCTGGCGGAGCGCTCCGACGCCGGCTGGCGGGCCACCCTCGACGGAGTCGCGCTGACCCCGCGGACCACAGCCTGGTCCCAGGAGTTTGAGCTGCCCGCCGACGGCGGCCGGCTGGAGGTCAGCTATGTCACGGCGTGGGAACCCTGGGCAGGCATCGGGTCCGCGGTCATCATCGGCCTGACCGTCCTGCTGGCCATTCCGATGCCGTCACGCCCGCGCTTCGTCAGGGCCCACCCGGGCCGGCGCGGGCAGCCGGCCACCGTGGTGCCGCAGCCGGTAGGGGCTGACGCGTTCGTCTCCGACGGACAGCCCGCCGAATCCATGGGCGAGCAGCCAGTCGACGACACACCAATTCTCACCGGCCAGGGGCGACCATGA
- a CDS encoding WhiB family transcriptional regulator, which translates to MGQAEKVHNRTTIEAQASARYGSRGVPSDWFVDPADPEAAERYRQSTASSLEDQATAFLTAHEDLTAHGELADPEGESPSALVAPQRFTPSEAPGPSRQTAERSDQAVWIGLPGIGQDFDDEGELGWQADSLCAQTDPEAFFPEKGGSTRDAKKVCGACNVRSQCLEYALANDERFGIWGGLSERERRRLRKRAV; encoded by the coding sequence ATGGGACAGGCAGAAAAGGTCCACAACCGTACGACCATTGAGGCACAGGCTTCGGCGCGCTACGGCTCACGTGGCGTCCCCAGCGACTGGTTTGTCGACCCGGCAGACCCTGAGGCAGCAGAGCGGTACCGGCAGAGCACCGCAAGTTCACTTGAGGACCAGGCGACCGCCTTCCTGACTGCTCACGAAGATCTGACCGCTCACGGAGAGCTGGCGGACCCCGAGGGCGAGTCACCCTCGGCGCTCGTGGCGCCGCAGCGCTTCACCCCCAGTGAGGCCCCCGGGCCGAGCCGGCAGACAGCTGAGCGGAGCGATCAGGCCGTCTGGATCGGTCTCCCCGGTATCGGCCAGGATTTCGATGACGAGGGCGAGTTGGGCTGGCAGGCCGATTCGCTGTGCGCGCAGACCGACCCCGAGGCGTTCTTCCCCGAGAAGGGCGGGTCCACCCGGGACGCCAAAAAGGTCTGCGGCGCCTGCAACGTCCGCTCGCAGTGCCTTGAGTATGCGTTGGCCAACGATGAGCGCTTCGGTATCTGGGGTGGGCTTTCCGAGCGCGAGCGTCGTCGGCTACGAAAGCGAGCGGTCTGA
- a CDS encoding 5-(carboxyamino)imidazole ribonucleotide synthase has protein sequence MTFPVIGVVGGGQLARMMAPAAVQLGFTLHVLAEGPDVSAVAAVASSTVGDYRSLEELRAFAVGVDVLTFDHEHVPGELLRALEADGVNVQPPSSALAHAQDKIVMRRAIDRLGLPNPEWDEVSSVTELCAFGDRIGWPVVLKTPRGGYDGKGVMILDSPADTSRAASWFTGGTLLAEAKVDFSRELSALVARTPSGSSRAWPVVHSIQVDGVCDEVIAPAADLPADLATTIGSAALRIADELGVTGVMAVELFQTPGTEAGFMVNELAMRPHNSGHWTMDGAVTGQFEQHLRAVLDLPLGSTATLGEVTVMKNYLGGSNVDLYSAYPVALAAEPAAKIHAYGKDVRPGRKIGHVNAVALAGESLSTVRDRAERTAAILRDGQDGPAMRKENT, from the coding sequence GTGACTTTTCCTGTAATCGGCGTGGTTGGCGGCGGCCAGCTGGCGCGCATGATGGCCCCTGCCGCAGTCCAGCTCGGCTTCACCCTGCACGTTCTGGCCGAAGGCCCCGACGTGTCGGCGGTGGCAGCCGTCGCCTCCTCCACGGTGGGCGACTACCGCAGCCTCGAGGAGCTGAGAGCGTTCGCCGTCGGCGTGGATGTGCTGACCTTCGACCACGAGCACGTCCCCGGGGAGCTGCTCCGGGCACTGGAGGCCGACGGCGTGAACGTACAGCCGCCGTCGTCCGCCCTCGCCCACGCCCAGGACAAAATCGTGATGCGCCGTGCCATCGACCGGCTGGGCCTGCCCAACCCGGAGTGGGACGAGGTGTCCTCGGTGACGGAACTGTGCGCGTTCGGCGACCGGATTGGCTGGCCGGTGGTCCTGAAGACCCCGCGCGGCGGCTACGACGGCAAGGGCGTCATGATCCTCGACTCACCTGCCGACACCTCCCGCGCAGCTTCCTGGTTCACGGGCGGCACTCTGCTGGCCGAAGCCAAGGTGGACTTCAGCCGCGAACTGTCCGCCCTGGTGGCCCGCACCCCGTCGGGTTCGTCCCGGGCCTGGCCCGTGGTGCACTCGATCCAGGTGGATGGCGTCTGCGACGAGGTGATCGCGCCCGCTGCCGACCTTCCCGCCGACCTTGCGACGACGATTGGTTCCGCTGCGCTGCGAATCGCCGACGAGCTGGGGGTGACCGGGGTGATGGCGGTCGAGCTGTTCCAGACCCCCGGAACCGAGGCAGGGTTCATGGTCAATGAACTGGCCATGCGGCCCCACAACTCGGGCCACTGGACCATGGACGGTGCGGTCACCGGCCAGTTCGAGCAGCATCTTCGGGCGGTCCTGGACCTGCCACTGGGAAGCACCGCGACGCTGGGCGAGGTGACAGTGATGAAGAACTATCTGGGCGGCAGCAACGTTGACCTCTATAGTGCCTACCCGGTAGCACTGGCGGCAGAACCCGCCGCGAAAATCCATGCCTACGGCAAGGATGTCCGGCCGGGTCGCAAGATCGGCCACGTCAATGCCGTGGCACTGGCCGGCGAAAGCCTCTCCACCGTCCGGGACCGGGCGGAGCGGACCGCAGCCATCCTCAGGGATGGGCAGGACGGTCCAGCAATGCGGAAGGAAAACACATGA
- the purE gene encoding 5-(carboxyamino)imidazole ribonucleotide mutase — MNNPLVGLVMGSDSDWPVMEAAAQALTEFSVPYEVDVVSAHRMPTEMIAYGQGAHERGIRVVIAGAGGAAHLPGMLASVTPLPVIGVPVPLKFLDGMDSLLSIVQMPAGVPVATVSIGGARNAGLLAVRILAAGEGDLADRLRGELVVFASDLRQSAVDKGAALRARAATPEGSGV, encoded by the coding sequence ATGAACAACCCCCTGGTGGGCCTGGTGATGGGCTCCGATTCGGACTGGCCGGTCATGGAAGCCGCCGCGCAGGCCCTGACCGAGTTTTCGGTTCCCTACGAGGTCGACGTGGTGTCCGCGCACCGGATGCCCACGGAGATGATCGCGTACGGGCAGGGTGCCCACGAGCGCGGGATTCGGGTCGTCATCGCTGGTGCAGGTGGCGCCGCCCACCTGCCGGGGATGCTGGCGTCGGTCACCCCTCTGCCCGTGATTGGTGTCCCTGTGCCGTTGAAGTTCCTTGACGGGATGGACTCGCTGCTGTCGATCGTGCAGATGCCCGCAGGGGTTCCGGTGGCGACGGTATCGATCGGTGGTGCCCGCAACGCGGGGCTTCTCGCCGTGCGGATCCTCGCGGCCGGCGAAGGGGACCTGGCCGACCGCCTCCGTGGCGAGCTCGTCGTCTTCGCTTCCGATCTGCGGCAGAGCGCCGTTGACAAAGGGGCCGCGCTCCGCGCCCGGGCGGCGACCCCGGAGGGCAGCGGCGTATGA
- a CDS encoding GtrA family protein: MFSTVAERIRGLASLFWREVAKFGAVGGVAFVIDNGLFWYLIHGPMSDSEVKARFVSASVATVFAWIANRYWTFRRRRQPNPMRELTMFVFINLIGMGIAAGCVWIAKYPMDITDRPTLFFAGIVGTVLATILRFVAYRFWVFNVELDEDPAFSHDRELFGQPGDRAEEGPVNATAGAGSGPAIVDSLNAEPREPTLPRDQ; this comes from the coding sequence ATGTTTTCCACAGTGGCAGAGCGCATCAGGGGCCTCGCGTCCCTGTTTTGGCGAGAGGTTGCCAAGTTTGGCGCCGTCGGCGGTGTGGCTTTTGTCATCGACAACGGCCTGTTCTGGTATCTGATCCACGGCCCCATGTCCGACAGTGAGGTCAAGGCTCGCTTCGTGTCAGCATCGGTGGCCACCGTTTTCGCCTGGATCGCGAACCGCTACTGGACCTTCCGGCGCCGTCGGCAGCCCAACCCGATGCGCGAACTGACCATGTTCGTGTTCATCAACCTGATCGGCATGGGGATCGCTGCCGGCTGTGTGTGGATCGCCAAGTACCCGATGGACATCACCGACCGCCCAACCCTGTTCTTCGCCGGCATTGTGGGGACAGTCCTCGCCACTATCCTCCGGTTCGTCGCCTACCGGTTCTGGGTGTTCAACGTGGAGCTCGATGAGGATCCGGCATTCAGCCACGACCGGGAACTATTCGGACAGCCAGGTGACAGGGCAGAGGAAGGACCGGTAAACGCGACAGCCGGCGCCGGATCAGGACCGGCAATTGTCGACAGCCTGAACGCGGAACCCCGCGAACCTACGCTCCCACGCGATCAGTAA